In Hasllibacter sp. MH4015, the following proteins share a genomic window:
- a CDS encoding cell division protein FtsL: MRFTTLIAAILVIGLGYWAYHQTIQTQMADRDVDRLQRQIAAEHERLSVLRAEWAYLNRPDRLRELALFNFERLGLLPLAPDQFGDVAQIPFPAPEPEPLAPEMLQNNSSVGQITVDEEIEPL; encoded by the coding sequence ATGCGATTCACCACCCTGATCGCCGCAATCCTTGTCATTGGCCTTGGGTACTGGGCCTATCACCAGACGATCCAGACCCAGATGGCGGACCGCGATGTCGACCGACTGCAACGCCAGATCGCGGCGGAGCACGAGCGCCTGAGCGTTCTGCGCGCGGAATGGGCGTATCTCAACCGTCCCGACCGTTTGCGTGAATTGGCGTTGTTCAACTTCGAGCGGCTGGGGCTCTTGCCGCTTGCGCCGGACCAGTTCGGAGATGTGGCGCAGATCCCATTCCCTGCGCCCGAGCCGGAGCCGCTGGCCCCGGAGATGTTGCAAAACAATTCCTCGGTCGGACAGATCACTGTGGATGAGGAGATCGAGCCCCTATGA
- a CDS encoding penicillin-binding protein 2, with the protein MSLRIPLRPLTRILDARRRGENPDNVEKENLRLRHEAQRDRMRVRAESRLLLVALCFVLAFGAVGTRMAALATSEPTEPRTLSQGPTILNTRADITDRHGRILATNFATNALYAHPHDIIYPRQAAEGLAEIFPEMDAEDLYRRFTSGARFIWLRRYISPEQEQQVHDIGSPGLLFGPREMRLYPNGSIASHILGGASFGEEAVNAAEVIGIAGVEAQFDAELRDPSRVDPLMLSLDLSVQAAVEEVLAGGMALMNARGAAAVLMDVHTGEVISMASLPDFDPNARPRPLLEGDQADSPLFNRAVQGVYELGSVFKTFTIAQALELNLYSVYDMIDTTGPLRMAGFAIRDFSNYGPEQSVADVLIHSSNIGTARIARTIGGERQRSFLAELGLLEPTPVELVEAASGRPLLPPRWGELATMTISYGHGISTSPLHLASAYSTMVNGGTEIEPTLVRREDPQDGLRIISEATSDAMRALLRSVVTDGTASFGEVDGYYIGGKTGTADLPRPQGGYYEDRNLNTFASAFPMNDPQYVLIVTLQEAAELSGPQPRRTAGWTAVPVAAEIIRRTAPLLGLRPDVEHPLGLQLSNSSN; encoded by the coding sequence ATGAGCCTTCGCATTCCGCTTCGCCCGCTGACCCGCATCCTCGACGCCCGCCGTCGCGGCGAAAACCCCGACAACGTCGAGAAAGAAAACCTGCGCTTGCGCCACGAGGCACAGCGTGACCGGATGCGCGTGCGCGCCGAAAGCCGGCTTTTGTTGGTCGCGCTTTGCTTCGTTCTGGCCTTCGGTGCAGTCGGCACGCGGATGGCGGCCCTTGCCACGTCCGAGCCGACGGAGCCGCGCACCCTCAGCCAGGGTCCCACGATCCTGAATACGCGCGCGGACATCACCGACCGCCACGGGCGCATCCTAGCCACGAATTTCGCAACGAACGCGCTTTACGCCCACCCCCACGACATCATCTACCCGCGTCAGGCCGCCGAAGGTCTGGCGGAGATCTTCCCGGAAATGGATGCCGAGGACCTCTATCGCAGGTTCACGTCGGGCGCGCGGTTCATCTGGTTGCGCCGCTATATCTCGCCCGAGCAGGAACAGCAGGTCCACGACATCGGCTCCCCCGGTCTTCTGTTCGGCCCGCGCGAGATGCGCCTTTATCCCAATGGCTCCATCGCGTCGCACATCCTGGGCGGCGCGAGCTTTGGCGAAGAAGCGGTGAACGCGGCCGAAGTGATCGGCATCGCGGGGGTGGAGGCGCAATTCGACGCGGAGCTGCGCGACCCGTCCCGCGTCGATCCGTTGATGCTGTCGCTTGATCTGTCGGTTCAGGCCGCGGTGGAGGAAGTGCTGGCCGGTGGCATGGCGCTGATGAATGCGCGGGGTGCAGCGGCGGTCTTGATGGATGTGCATACCGGTGAAGTCATCTCCATGGCGAGCCTGCCGGATTTCGACCCCAATGCACGTCCGCGTCCGCTTCTGGAAGGCGATCAGGCCGACAGCCCGCTCTTCAACCGCGCGGTGCAGGGCGTTTATGAATTGGGAAGCGTTTTCAAGACCTTCACGATTGCGCAGGCGTTGGAACTGAACCTTTATTCCGTCTATGACATGATCGACACGACCGGACCGTTGCGCATGGCCGGTTTCGCAATCCGCGACTTCTCCAATTATGGCCCGGAGCAATCGGTGGCCGACGTGCTGATCCACTCGTCGAATATCGGCACCGCCCGGATCGCGCGAACGATCGGCGGTGAGCGGCAGCGCAGCTTCCTGGCGGAATTGGGCCTTCTGGAACCCACACCAGTTGAGTTGGTGGAGGCCGCATCGGGCCGCCCGCTTCTGCCGCCGCGCTGGGGGGAGTTGGCCACGATGACGATTTCCTACGGCCACGGCATCTCCACCTCGCCGCTGCATCTGGCTTCGGCCTATTCCACGATGGTCAATGGCGGAACGGAGATCGAGCCGACGCTGGTGCGCCGGGAAGACCCGCAAGACGGGCTGCGCATCATTTCCGAGGCGACAAGCGACGCGATGCGCGCCTTGCTCCGCTCGGTCGTGACGGATGGCACCGCATCCTTCGGGGAAGTTGACGGCTATTACATAGGTGGCAAGACCGGCACCGCCGATCTGCCGCGCCCGCAGGGGGGATATTACGAGGATCGCAACCTCAATACCTTTGCCAGCGCCTTCCCGATGAATGACCCGCAATATGTGCTGATCGTGACCTTGCAGGAGGCGGCCGAATTGAGCGGGCCGCAGCCGCGCCGCACCGCCGGTTGGACCGCCGTGCCCGTGGCCGCGGAGATCATCCGCCGCACCGCACCGCTTCTGGGTCTGCGGCCAGACGTTGAACACCCCCTCGGTTTGCAGCTATCCAACTCCTCGAACTGA
- a CDS encoding cell division/cell wall cluster transcriptional repressor MraZ, which translates to MDARFTGTSTVKVDGKGRVSLPAKFRRALQSADAACGPGDAPRLYIAYGNPAYDYVECLSGDAYDNLDAKIQAMPEGEAEREVLEILFYSLCDEIVVDDAGRFVLPGPAREKLALDGEAVFQGKGTKFHILKPADSEASKDKLAAMLDKLGKGKEFFNPVSLANAKPAPVRDDAE; encoded by the coding sequence GTGGATGCGCGCTTTACAGGAACAAGCACCGTCAAGGTTGACGGGAAGGGCCGGGTGTCGCTCCCGGCCAAGTTCCGTCGCGCGTTGCAATCCGCCGATGCCGCCTGCGGCCCCGGTGACGCGCCGCGCCTCTATATCGCCTATGGCAACCCCGCCTATGATTACGTGGAATGCCTGTCGGGCGACGCATACGACAATCTCGACGCGAAAATCCAGGCCATGCCCGAGGGCGAGGCGGAGCGCGAAGTCCTTGAAATCCTGTTCTATTCCCTGTGCGATGAAATCGTTGTCGACGATGCGGGCCGGTTCGTTCTTCCCGGCCCCGCGCGCGAGAAGCTGGCGTTGGACGGGGAGGCCGTGTTCCAGGGCAAGGGCACCAAGTTCCATATCCTCAAACCCGCCGACAGCGAGGCGTCCAAGGACAAGCTGGCCGCGATGCTCGACAAATTGGGCAAGGGCAAGGAATTCTTCAATCCGGTCTCGCTTGCCAATGCGAAACCCGCCCCGGTGCGTGACGATGCCGAATGA
- a CDS encoding Mrp/NBP35 family ATP-binding protein — MSQTRETILQALRALSLPDGGDVVSRDMVRAVQVQGDRVSFILEAPTPEAAQAMGPVRDAAQALVERLDGVASATVALTAHGPAKVPPQAAPAQEPPSLKVGGHMKQQEGPMRPKGVQRIIGIGSGKGGVGKSTVSTNLAVALARLGRRVGLLDADIYGPSVPRMMGVNKRPASPDGKTIIPLHGHGVTLMSIGFMLPEEKAVVWRGPMLMGALQQMLTQVEWGELDVLLVDLPPGTGDVAMTLCQRSEVTGAIVVSTPQDVALLDARKALNMFETLKTPILGLIENMASYHCPKCGHEAHIFGEGGVRAEAERLDLPFLGALPIDLETRIAGDAGTPVAAGDGPMAEAYASLAKRFIDGGMA, encoded by the coding sequence ATGTCCCAGACCCGCGAGACGATCCTGCAAGCCTTGCGCGCCCTGTCCCTGCCCGATGGCGGCGACGTGGTCAGCCGGGACATGGTCCGGGCGGTGCAAGTCCAGGGCGACCGCGTGAGTTTCATCCTGGAAGCTCCGACGCCCGAGGCCGCGCAAGCCATGGGACCCGTGCGCGACGCGGCGCAGGCGCTCGTCGAGCGGTTGGACGGCGTGGCGAGCGCGACCGTGGCCCTGACGGCCCATGGCCCTGCCAAGGTCCCACCGCAGGCGGCCCCTGCGCAGGAGCCGCCGAGCCTGAAGGTGGGCGGCCATATGAAACAGCAGGAGGGGCCGATGCGCCCCAAGGGCGTACAGCGGATCATCGGGATCGGCTCGGGCAAGGGGGGCGTGGGCAAGTCCACCGTCTCCACCAACCTCGCCGTTGCGCTGGCGCGACTTGGCCGCCGCGTGGGGCTGCTGGACGCCGATATCTATGGCCCAAGCGTGCCGCGGATGATGGGTGTGAACAAGCGCCCCGCCTCCCCCGACGGGAAGACGATCATTCCGCTCCACGGCCATGGCGTGACGCTGATGTCCATCGGCTTCATGCTGCCGGAGGAGAAGGCGGTGGTCTGGCGCGGCCCGATGCTGATGGGCGCATTGCAGCAGATGCTGACCCAGGTGGAATGGGGCGAGCTGGACGTGCTGCTGGTCGATCTGCCGCCGGGCACGGGTGATGTGGCGATGACCTTGTGCCAGCGGTCCGAAGTGACCGGGGCGATCGTGGTAAGCACGCCGCAGGACGTGGCGCTTCTGGACGCGCGCAAGGCGCTCAACATGTTCGAGACGCTCAAGACGCCGATCCTGGGCCTGATCGAGAACATGGCCAGCTACCATTGCCCGAAATGCGGCCATGAGGCGCATATCTTCGGGGAAGGCGGTGTGCGGGCAGAGGCGGAGCGGTTGGACCTGCCGTTCCTGGGTGCGCTACCCATCGACCTTGAGACGCGCATCGCCGGGGATGCCGGAACACCGGTTGCCGCAGGCGACGGCCCGATGGCGGAGGCATATGCGAGCCTCGCCAAGCGATTCATCGACGGTGGAATGGCCTGA
- the rsmH gene encoding 16S rRNA (cytosine(1402)-N(4))-methyltransferase RsmH: MTDATDAPHVPVLLTSILAEVAPVSGVWLDGTFGAGGYARGLLDRGADLVIGVDRDPLAFEMAAAWAGEYDDRLRLVEGTFSELDALAGQPLDGVTLDLGVSSMQLDLAERGFSFMRDGPLDMRMGQAGVSAEDLVNDAPEALLADILYHYAEERAARRIAKAIVAERAKNRINSTLQLAGIIEGCLPRKKPGQSHPATRSFQAIRIAVNDEFGQLAEGLMAAERALRPGGKLAVVTFHSSEDRIVKRFMAERSSTGGGGSRYAPEAAEKTPAFTLTPRKAIAPDAEEIARNPRARSAKLRIATRTDAPAEAIDTARLGLPRVEVH, encoded by the coding sequence ATGACAGACGCGACAGACGCCCCGCATGTCCCCGTACTCTTGACCTCGATCCTCGCGGAGGTCGCGCCGGTTTCTGGCGTCTGGTTGGACGGGACCTTCGGCGCTGGTGGATACGCCCGTGGCTTGCTGGATAGGGGGGCGGATCTGGTGATTGGGGTGGATCGCGATCCTTTGGCGTTTGAAATGGCCGCTGCCTGGGCCGGTGAGTATGACGACCGGCTGCGGCTGGTCGAAGGCACGTTTTCCGAACTCGATGCTCTGGCCGGTCAGCCACTGGATGGTGTGACGCTGGATCTGGGCGTGTCCTCCATGCAGCTGGACTTGGCCGAGCGCGGCTTTTCCTTCATGCGCGACGGGCCGCTGGATATGCGGATGGGGCAGGCCGGTGTGAGCGCCGAGGACCTTGTGAACGACGCGCCCGAGGCGCTTCTGGCGGACATCCTCTATCATTACGCGGAAGAGCGTGCGGCGCGCCGGATTGCCAAGGCGATCGTGGCGGAGCGAGCGAAGAACCGCATCAACTCCACCCTGCAACTGGCTGGTATCATTGAAGGATGCCTGCCGCGCAAGAAGCCCGGCCAAAGCCACCCCGCGACACGGTCGTTCCAGGCGATCCGCATAGCGGTGAACGATGAATTCGGGCAACTGGCCGAAGGTCTGATGGCCGCTGAGCGCGCCTTGCGTCCGGGCGGCAAGCTCGCCGTTGTCACGTTCCATTCCTCCGAGGACCGCATCGTGAAACGGTTCATGGCCGAACGGTCCAGCACCGGGGGCGGCGGATCGCGCTATGCACCGGAGGCGGCGGAAAAGACGCCCGCCTTCACGCTGACCCCACGCAAGGCCATCGCGCCTGACGCAGAAGAAATCGCGCGCAACCCGCGCGCCCGCTCCGCCAAGTTGCGCATCGCGACCCGTACCGATGCCCCGGCGGAGGCCATTGACACTGCTCGCCTCGGGCTGCCCCGCGTGGAGGTGCATTGA
- a CDS encoding UDP-N-acetylmuramoyl-L-alanyl-D-glutamate--2,6-diaminopimelate ligase, giving the protein MAERRLSDLGLTPKSGGDVAVRALALDSRKVEKGTLFAALPGTRVHGGEFIQYALRMGAVAILTDRTGAEIAAKELAASDAALVVVEDAADALAHAAALFFGSQPETMVAVTGTNGKTSVASFTRQIWEALGRPAVNVGTTGVEGAFEAPGLHTTPDAVTLHRVLADMEAAGVTHAAMEASSHGLDQKRMVGVRLAAAAFTNLTQDHLDYHGTMEAYFDAKLRLFTGLLPEDGVAVVNLDDPHGPRVADACDGRGIEVLGVAQYTEAALKITGRRIDETGQDVLFRWQGAARQARLDLIGGFQAMNVLTAAGLAIAGGEDPDAVFAVLPRMQGVRGRMQLAARRHHGAPIYVDYSHTPDSLEVALKALRPHVLGRLIVVFGAGGDRDTGKRPLMGEAAKLWSDVAIVTDDNPRSEDPATIRRAVLEGCPEATEIGDRAEAILRGVDMLEPGDALLIAGKGHETGQEVGDVVYPFDDVEQASVAVAALEGAI; this is encoded by the coding sequence ATGGCTGAGAGACGACTTTCCGATCTGGGCCTGACCCCCAAATCGGGTGGCGATGTTGCGGTCAGGGCGCTGGCGCTCGACAGCCGGAAGGTGGAGAAGGGCACGCTGTTTGCGGCCTTGCCCGGCACCCGGGTCCATGGCGGCGAATTCATCCAATATGCCTTGCGCATGGGCGCGGTGGCCATCTTGACCGATCGCACCGGCGCGGAGATTGCGGCCAAGGAACTGGCAGCGTCGGATGCGGCGCTTGTGGTGGTGGAGGATGCCGCCGACGCCTTGGCCCATGCTGCGGCCCTGTTCTTCGGGTCACAGCCCGAGACGATGGTGGCGGTGACGGGGACCAATGGCAAAACCTCGGTCGCCAGCTTCACCCGCCAGATCTGGGAGGCTTTGGGCCGCCCGGCGGTCAATGTCGGTACAACCGGGGTCGAAGGTGCCTTTGAAGCGCCCGGCCTGCATACCACGCCGGACGCCGTGACATTGCACCGCGTGCTTGCAGACATGGAAGCGGCGGGCGTGACCCATGCCGCGATGGAGGCGTCGTCCCACGGGTTGGACCAGAAACGCATGGTTGGGGTGCGGTTGGCTGCGGCGGCGTTCACCAACCTCACCCAGGATCACCTTGATTATCACGGCACGATGGAGGCGTATTTCGACGCCAAGCTGCGGCTTTTCACGGGGCTGTTGCCGGAGGACGGCGTGGCCGTCGTGAACCTGGACGACCCCCACGGCCCGCGCGTCGCGGACGCTTGCGACGGGCGCGGGATCGAGGTCTTGGGTGTCGCGCAATACACCGAGGCCGCGCTCAAGATCACGGGGCGACGGATCGACGAGACGGGCCAGGACGTGCTGTTCCGCTGGCAAGGCGCGGCACGGCAGGCGCGGCTGGACCTGATCGGTGGCTTCCAGGCGATGAATGTCCTGACGGCGGCAGGCTTGGCGATCGCGGGGGGGGAAGATCCCGACGCGGTGTTCGCGGTTCTGCCCAGGATGCAGGGTGTCCGGGGACGGATGCAGCTGGCTGCACGGCGACACCACGGCGCACCCATTTATGTTGATTATTCACATACGCCGGACAGCCTCGAAGTGGCCCTGAAGGCGCTGCGGCCGCATGTATTGGGCCGTTTGATCGTTGTTTTCGGGGCAGGTGGCGACAGGGACACGGGAAAGCGTCCATTGATGGGGGAAGCGGCAAAACTGTGGAGTGATGTTGCAATAGTGACAGACGATAATCCTCGATCCGAGGACCCGGCGACCATCCGCCGGGCCGTTTTGGAGGGATGTCCCGAGGCGACGGAGATCGGCGACCGGGCGGAGGCGATTTTGCGCGGCGTCGATATGCTGGAACCCGGTGACGCACTGCTGATCGCGGGCAAGGGACACGAGACCGGGCAGGAAGTGGGCGATGTCGTCTATCCGTTCGACGATGTCGAGCAGGCCTCCGTCGCGGTGGCGGCGCTGGAGGGGGCCATATGA